In Haloarcula hispanica ATCC 33960, one DNA window encodes the following:
- a CDS encoding xanthine dehydrogenase family protein molybdopterin-binding subunit, with product MSDDDETARADGGTASQSETVEDERFEEHPLEWDEPENNDKAPDERDSVSHRTEKYDDRKLVTGQAKYTADYEERYPDLAYAAVVRSEIPHGRVTDIDTSAAEAMDGVEAVLTPESDAVPDAKYTSAGQSYPEPSPWDMRVLNEHVRYIGDPIAAVAADDRTTASAAVEAIEVSYEEYDYVTDPEDAFGEDAPQLFEGGEVENEIVGHDYDRNRMAHIEGELGDVDAALDGETHVHETEWETIRQSHANVEKHTSLAYTNEDDRHVLITSTQVPNHTRRQLAHLFDIPIRDIRVTKPRVGGGFGGKQAMVVEPIPLALSLATDRPVLYEASREEEFYAMRSRHPMKVKAKTAVTDDGDIEAIDIYALSNTGAYGSHGMTVAGNVGSKPLPLYSKVPNVHFEADIVHTNTPQTGAMRGYGAPQGTLALEGHLDEVARDLGLDPVEFRRRHHMEVGDLDEIAGMMGGEGAERRIRSCGLDECIERGKDAIGYDDLEQPAADHLHRGIGMALSAQGTGVAGDELGAAQIMMNEDGSFHLQVGGVDIGTGADTAFLQIAAEVLGCDEADIVVKSADTDVTPFDYGAYASSTTYISGMAVKKAAEDAKERILDWGSKLLDEPTENLKTGDGTVYSETSGDSVTLEDIGYEAVYGDDEREHILGKGTHCTEESPPPFAAQFADVTVDETTGEFEVHELVVAVDCGVAINPGMAEGQIEGANHMSYEMAVSEGITLDDEGRAEVADFDEYGLPSATETPPIESILVETHEPTGPFGAKSVAEVPTNTVPPALSNAVRDAIGVRVREMPITAEKIKARLDERKD from the coding sequence ATGAGTGACGACGACGAGACAGCCAGGGCCGACGGCGGCACGGCCTCACAGTCAGAGACTGTCGAAGACGAACGGTTCGAGGAGCACCCTCTCGAATGGGACGAACCCGAGAACAACGACAAGGCTCCGGACGAGCGCGACAGTGTCTCCCACCGGACGGAGAAGTACGACGACCGAAAGCTCGTCACCGGGCAGGCGAAGTACACCGCCGACTACGAGGAGCGGTATCCGGACCTCGCATACGCAGCGGTCGTCCGAAGCGAAATCCCACACGGCCGCGTGACCGATATCGACACGAGCGCGGCCGAGGCGATGGACGGCGTCGAAGCGGTCCTGACACCGGAATCCGACGCGGTGCCGGACGCGAAATACACCAGCGCCGGGCAGTCCTATCCCGAACCGAGCCCGTGGGACATGCGCGTGCTGAACGAGCACGTCCGCTACATCGGCGACCCGATTGCCGCCGTCGCAGCCGACGACCGGACAACCGCGAGCGCCGCCGTCGAGGCTATCGAGGTGTCGTACGAGGAGTACGACTACGTCACCGACCCGGAGGACGCCTTCGGCGAGGACGCGCCGCAGTTGTTCGAGGGCGGCGAGGTCGAGAACGAGATTGTCGGCCACGACTACGACCGCAACCGGATGGCCCACATCGAGGGCGAACTCGGAGACGTGGACGCGGCGCTCGACGGCGAGACCCACGTCCACGAGACCGAATGGGAGACGATCCGACAGTCTCACGCGAACGTCGAGAAACACACCTCCTTGGCCTACACGAACGAGGACGACCGCCACGTCCTCATCACCAGCACGCAGGTGCCGAACCACACGCGCCGCCAGCTCGCCCACCTGTTCGACATCCCGATCCGTGATATCCGCGTGACGAAGCCGCGGGTCGGCGGCGGGTTCGGCGGGAAACAGGCGATGGTCGTCGAGCCGATTCCACTCGCGCTGTCGCTTGCCACCGATCGCCCGGTCCTGTACGAAGCCAGCCGTGAGGAGGAGTTCTACGCGATGCGCTCGCGGCACCCAATGAAGGTCAAAGCGAAGACGGCCGTCACCGACGACGGCGACATCGAAGCCATCGACATCTACGCGCTTTCGAACACCGGCGCGTACGGCAGCCACGGCATGACCGTCGCGGGCAACGTCGGGAGCAAGCCGCTGCCGCTGTACTCGAAGGTCCCGAACGTCCACTTCGAGGCCGATATCGTTCACACGAACACGCCCCAGACCGGGGCGATGCGGGGGTACGGCGCGCCACAGGGCACGCTTGCGCTGGAAGGCCATCTCGACGAGGTCGCCCGCGACCTCGGTCTCGATCCCGTCGAGTTCCGACGCCGACACCACATGGAAGTCGGCGACCTTGACGAGATCGCGGGGATGATGGGCGGCGAAGGCGCGGAGCGCCGTATCCGGTCGTGTGGCCTCGACGAGTGCATCGAACGCGGGAAGGACGCTATCGGCTACGACGACCTCGAACAGCCCGCCGCAGACCATCTGCACCGCGGCATCGGGATGGCGCTGTCCGCGCAGGGGACCGGCGTCGCCGGCGACGAACTCGGGGCCGCCCAGATAATGATGAACGAGGACGGGAGCTTCCACCTGCAGGTCGGCGGCGTCGATATCGGTACCGGCGCTGACACGGCGTTCCTCCAGATCGCCGCCGAAGTGCTGGGCTGTGATGAGGCTGACATAGTCGTCAAGTCCGCCGATACTGACGTGACGCCCTTCGACTACGGCGCGTACGCCTCCTCGACAACCTACATCAGCGGTATGGCCGTGAAGAAGGCCGCAGAGGACGCGAAAGAGCGGATTCTCGACTGGGGATCGAAACTGCTCGACGAGCCGACCGAGAACCTGAAAACCGGCGACGGGACGGTGTACAGCGAGACTAGCGGCGATTCCGTCACGCTCGAAGATATCGGCTACGAGGCTGTCTATGGCGACGACGAGCGCGAACACATCCTGGGGAAGGGGACGCACTGCACCGAAGAGAGTCCCCCGCCCTTCGCCGCGCAGTTCGCCGACGTGACCGTCGACGAGACCACCGGCGAGTTCGAGGTGCACGAACTGGTCGTCGCGGTCGACTGCGGCGTCGCCATCAACCCCGGCATGGCCGAGGGCCAGATCGAAGGCGCAAACCACATGAGCTACGAGATGGCCGTCAGCGAGGGGATCACCCTCGACGACGAGGGACGGGCGGAAGTGGCTGACTTCGACGAGTACGGACTGCCGTCGGCGACCGAGACGCCGCCCATCGAGTCGATTCTGGTCGAGACACACGAGCCGACCGGTCCCTTCGGTGCGAAATCGGTCGCCGAAGTCCCGACCAATACGGTCCCGCCGGCGCTGTCCAACGCCGTCCGGGACGCCATCGGCGTCCGGGTCCGTGAGATGCCCATTACCGCCGAGAAAATCAAGGCGAGGCTTGACGAGCGCAAGGACTGA